GCCTAAAGCAAGTCGAGATCAAATTGTCGGTTTGCATGACAATGAACTCAAAATCGCTATCACCGCCCCGCCAGTCGATGGACAAGCCAATGCTCACTTGCTGAAATTTTTGAGCAAACTGTTCAAAGTCCCCAAAAGCAGTATTCAGATCGAAAAAGGCGAACTGCAACGACATAAACAGATTTTTGTGCCAGCACCGAAGCAAATCCCAAGTGACATTGCACAGTTATTGAAGACGCTCTAAGGCTGTGTGATAGGCTTCCAACCGCTCTCTTTTACCAATAGCTAACACTAACACGGTGATTTCACCCTCATTGACTTCGTAAACTAAACGATAGCCTGCCGTGCGGAGTTTGATTTTATACACTGGCAGTGTGCTGCCTTTCAGCCGATCCCCAATCACATGGGGATTTTCCAAACGTTCTGTGAGCTTCTTTTTAAACTGTGTTT
The nucleotide sequence above comes from Pasteurellaceae bacterium Orientalotternb1. Encoded proteins:
- a CDS encoding YggU family protein, which gives rise to MQAVECCENPQGIRLRIFLQPKASRDQIVGLHDNELKIAITAPPVDGQANAHLLKFLSKLFKVPKSSIQIEKGELQRHKQIFVPAPKQIPSDIAQLLKTL
- a CDS encoding addiction module toxin RelE, whose protein sequence is MSYKLRFHEKALKEWQKLAEPLKTQFKKKLTERLENPHVIGDRLKGSTLPVYKIKLRTAGYRLVYEVNEGEITVLVLAIGKRERLEAYHTALERLQ